The genomic region TAAATGCAGCGTAGTCTACCGCACCTTCTCGATAAGCCAGTAATGCTCCTTTACGTTGCTCTTTTGCAAGTGGTAAGGATTCATTTTTGTAAAATTGCCAAGCTTCTTCCCACTTCTGATAGGCTTGAACCGCTTGTTGATATTCTGATTCAATCTGTCGCTCTTTAAAATCTGCATTAGTGCTGACTATTTGGCTTTCAATTTTTGCAGCTTTAGCTCGACTTCTATCGGAACCAGAAAAAAGAGGTATGGATATACCTGCTTGATAGGTATAAAACCCACTATTTCCATTTACTTGCTGTATGCCGCCTTGTAAATTAAATGTAGGTAACAAATTTGCCCGTGCTACATCATAATTAGCTTCGGCTTCATCCACACGCTTTCGCGAAAGCAATAATTCTGGATGCTCATTTAAATCCTTATTATAATTAAAACCAAGGACATTAGATTGATAGTCATCGGGCACCGTATAAATAATCTCCGAACCTAACCAAAGATTTAGTTTCTGCAATGCTATGCTATAATCTCGTTGTGCTTGATGATATTTATTTTTAATTTGCAATGCTTGATTTTTTGCAGAAGCAAATTCTAATCGTGAGATGGCTTCTACTTCCAAATTTAGTTGGACTGCTTTTGAAAACTGACTGTAAATCGAGTCTAGTTCCTTGTACAATTTCATCTTACGTTTTTGCTGAAAAGCTTCTGACCACGCATTTTTTACCTCTTGAGTAACTTGAAGTTCGGTAAGATTATAAGCCGCTTCAGCTAGAGCGATACGTTGTTTTTGCAATCGCTTTTTTGCGCCAATACCTAGTAAATCAATATTTTGCTGTCCGATTCCTAATAAGGTATAAATTCCCTGACCATTTGCTACTTCTTCTCCACCAGTAAAAACTTGTGTACTTCCCAATTCGTAAGCACTAGCCTTGAGCACATTTTGACGTCGTATTTCTAATTTACCAGTTTGCAATGATGGGTAATTCTTTTTTGCAAGAACTACAGCACTATCTAGGGCAATCTCTGGATAGCCTTGTTGCTGCAAAATAGTTGTATCCAATCTTCTCGTCATTTCTTGTGCTCTTGCACTTGGTATGAAAAAGAACAAACAGAGAACTGCTGTGGCAGTTACATAATGTGGATTGAGCTTCATTTTGCGTTCCGAACGCTTTTCTACCCATTGATAAAATATAGGAAGAATAAAAAGTGTAAGTAAGGTAGAGGTCAATAATCCACCTATAACTACGGTTGCAAGTGGCCGTTGTACTTCTGCACCAGCAGATGATGATATGGCCATAGGCAAAAACCCAAGAATATCTGTAAATGCGGTAAGCATAATAGGTCGTATCCTGCGCTTTGTTCCTTCTACAATTCTGTCTCGTAAGTTTGTGACACCTTCTTCTTTTAATTCATTAAGACCGCTTATCATTACAAGTCCATTGAGGACCGCAACCCCAAAGAGCACAATAAAACCAACACCTGCCGAAATACTAAATGGCATATCACGTAACCATAGTGCAAATACACCACCTATAGTTGCCATAGGAATTGCGAGATAAATCATTAACGTCTGCGGAAATGATTTTAAGGCAAAATAGATAAGTATAAAAATAAGTAGGAGCGCAATAGGCACGACGGTTTGCAATCGATTACTAGCACGTTCCAAATTCTCAAAAGCACCACCATAGCGCAAGAAGTAACCAGATGGTAATTCAAATTGCTCATCCAGTCTCACTTGTATATCCTCTACAACAGATTTTACATCACGACCTCTAATATTAATACCTACATAGGTTCTTCTATTTGTATTGTCGCGACTTATTTGCATAGGTCCAGGTTCATAAGAAACGTTTGCCACTTCCTTTAAAGGGATTTGAGCTCCTGAAGGTAAATTGATAAATAGATTTTGAATGTCATTGATGCTAGTTCTGTTTTCAGCTTTTAATCGCACAACAAGGTCAAATCTTTTTTCTCCTTCAAATATGACACCTGCTTTACCACCAGCAAATGAGGCTTGTACCACGCTATTAAGCTGATTGATTTCTAATCCATATTGCGCTAGTTTATTCCGATTGTAGTTTACAGTTATTTGAGGCAAGCCGTCTGTTGCTTCCACCTTCATATCTGCCACACCAGGAACGCTTGCAATAATTCTACCCATCTCTTCGGCTTTGCTAGCCAGTATATCTAGGTCTTCGCCAAAAAGCTTTATAGCAACATCTTCACGCACACCTGTGAGCAACTCATTAAATCGCATTTCTATAGGTTGAGTGAATTCAAAATTTACACCAGGCACAATGCTCACGGCTTCCTTCATTTTATCCAGCAGTTCTTCTTTTGAACTAGCAGATGTCCACTCGTCACTAGGTTTTAAAATCACAAATACATCTGCAATGTCCATAGGCATTGGGTCTGTAGGAACATCTGCAACACCTATACGGCTTATGATGGTTTTTACCTCTGGAAACTCAGATTTTACAATACGTTCAATCTTTGTTGTGGTTTCGATAGTTTCAGTAAGTGAACTTCCCGGTTTTAAAATAGCGTGAAATGCTAAATCACCTTCATCTAATTGTGGTATAAATTCTCCACCCATTCTTGTAAAAGCAAAAATGGCAACCGCAAAAAGTGCAACGGCAACACTTACAATTATCTTTCCTTTGCTTAGGGATTTAGTGAGAAGCGGTTCGTACTTACGTTCTACCCAATGGACTAATTTATCTCCGTATGATTTTTTATCGTTCTTAGGCACTCGTAAGAATAATGCCGAAACCATTGGGACATAAGTAAGACACAATATCATTGCACCTATCATTGCAAAAATGAATGTGAGCGCCATAGGCTGAAACATTTTACCTTCAACTCCTTCTAGAGCTAGAATAGGAAGAAACACAATAAGTATGATGAGCTGACCAAAAAAGGCTGCATTCATCATTTTTTTGGATGCCTTTGCAGCTATTTCGTCATTAAGTGATTTTCTGTTTTCCGCTTTCGCGAAAGCGTCACTCTTATCAACTTCCTGTTTTTTAACGATGTATGAATACATCAAAAAAACGGTGGCTTCTACAATGATTACAGAGCCATCTACAATGATTCCAAAATCAATAGCTCCTAAGCTCATTAAGTTTGCCCATACATCAAAAACGTTCATCAAAATGAATGCAAAAAGAAGAGATAGTGGAATGGTAGAGGCCACAATAAGACCACCACGCCAGTTTCCTAATAAGAGCACTAATACAAAAATCACTATTAGTCCACCTTCCAGTAAATTACCAGTTACCGTTCCAGTAGTTTCTGCAATTAATTCACTACGGTCTAGAAATGGAACAATGCTCACGCCTTCTGGTAGAGATTTTTGAATTTGCTTCATTCGAGTCTTCACATTCTCGATAACCTCATTAGAGTTTGCTCCTTTGAGCATTAGAATCATTCCGCCTACGGCTTCGCCTTTACCGTCCTTAGTTAGTGCACCATAACGTACAGCACTTCCTATATTCACTGTCCCTACATCTTTAACTTTGATAGGAATACCATTAACGGTTTTTACTACCATATTCTCAATGTCAGAAGTAGTTCTTGCTAGACCTTCGCCACGTATAAAGTTTGCTTGATGATTACGCTCTATATAAGCGCCTCCCGTATTTTGATTGTTGTTTTCTAAGGCAGAAAAGACGTCAGATATTGTGATACCTATGGCACGGAGCTCATTAGGATCTACAGCCACCTCATATTGCTTTTGATTACCACCAAAGGCATTGACTTCTACCACACCTGGCACCATAGACATCTGGCGACGTACAATCCAGTCTTGTATCGTACGCAGTTCTGTTGCGGTATATGTATCACGCATTTTATCATCTACCTCAAGGGTATATTGATAAATCTCTCCTAATCCAGTAGATATAGGCCCCATTGCTGGTTCTCCAAATCCTGCTGGTATCTGTTCTTGTACTTCGGGCAGTTTTTCGGCAACTAACTGTCGTGGTAAATAGGTGCCAATATCGTCATCGAATACGATAGTAACCACTGATAGCCCAAAACGAGATACAGAGCGTATCTCTTGAACATTAGGTAAATTACTCATCGAAATTTCGACAGGATAGGTTACAAATTGCTCAATATCTTCAGTCCCTAGATTAGGTGATTGAGTGATTACCTGTACTTGGTTATTTGTAATATCGGGCACAGCATCAATAGGTACTTGTGTCATACTCCATATACCTGCACCGATAAGTACAAATGTGAGTAACCCAATAATAAATTTATTATTGATTGAAAAATCAATGATTTTATTAATCATATAATTGTGGTATTAATTCAGTTAATAAATGGGTGTACGCTTTCGCGAAAGCGAAAACATATAATATCTCCCAAAGGGAAACATCACTACAGGATATAGCTATCCTATAAAAACTGAATTATGCCCGTGGTGGTTGGAATAGGGAAAGGGAAATATCCTTACCTATACTGTCAAAATAAACTGTAGAAAGTTTATAGTCTGCAGGATGGTATAGGTCTAAGACATTTAACCCAAAATCCAACGTGTGAACGTGACAGCAATGACAATGACAAAAAGGAGAACACATATCAAGTAGGTTGTGGTCGTGATCGTCAGTATCATTTTGTGATAATTCTATTTGCGTGCTATACTCAGAAGAGTCAACATTTGCATCACTACAAGGCGCAAAATTAAGCGCGAGCAGATAAAATGAGAATATGAGCGTAAAAATTTTCACAACACAAAGATAACAGAATTATAATGCAACTGGTGTGCAAAGGTTTTTATTTGATTTCCTCAATAACACTACCACAAGTAAGCATCGCATCGCCATAATAAGGATTGCGTATGTCCTTTTCAGCACTTAGCCAGACCGCGCCTTTATTATTATTGGCCATTGGACACTTCTGAACGTATAGCATCTCATCGGTTCCATTTATACTCATCGCAATGGGCACCATATTTTCATTTAATATCACAAAATGGTCGCGTTTATTTTCAAGATCGTCATTCGTTGCAATGGCGTCAAGCATTTCGATACTTTTCTTGATATGTGATTGTTCCATACTACCGAGACTCTTAATATCTACGGATTTTAAGGATACTGATGTCGCTTTCGCGAAAGCGGAAACCTGATTTGCGTCGCTTGCTACCAAAGCATCTTTCATCTGTAAATACGGCTTGAGGGCCTTTTTAAATTGCTTTTGAAAATTCTCTGTAAATTCCATTTTCATTTGAGACATAGGCATCTCAGATGCCTGTTCTTTTCCCTGATTCATCATAGATTTTTTGCCTTGTAGCTGGGCTGTTGCGTCTACTGTAAAGGTTCCGTTTGTCACAATCTCGTCGCCAGTTTGTAAGCCTTCTATCACAGCATAATTTTCGCCATTTCGGTTTCCTATGGTCACTTCACGCATTTCAAAAACAGGTTCGTTGGGGTTGGTTTTTATATAGACCAGTGAGCGTTCGCCTGTCCACATTACGGCACTTGCAGGAACTGTTATTATTTCATTAGTCATCATCATTTCCCCTTTAAGTTTGCCAGTTACAAACATACCTGGTTTAAATAGGTCATCTGTATTTTTAAGGGTTGCTCTTACGGTAACCGTTCTTGTTGCATTGTTCAATATCGGGTCAATAAAAGAAACCGTGGCGTCAAATTCTTTATCGGCATAGGCATTGGTTACTACCTTTATTTTCTGACCTACTTTTAAATCTGAAATCTGATTTTCATAGGCGTCAAATTCTGCCCAAACTGAATTTAGATTGCTTACCTTCAAAATGGGTTGACCTTGTTTTACATAGTCGCCTTCACGTGCCATCACTTCTGAAACCGTTCCTGAAACGGTGGCATAAATTGGAAAATTATCTCGCACTTTTCCTGAAGTCTCAATCGCATTAATTTGGGCTTCTGAAAGTTTCCATAGTTTCAATTTGTTGCGCACTGCTTTATACAGTTCAGGCTGCGATTCTTTTAATGAAGCGGTTGTGAGCAATTCTTGCTGTGCAGCGACCAAATTTGGCGCATAAATTGTAGCCAGCAATTGACCACGATTTACTTTTTGGCCTTCATAATTGACATTCAAACGCTCAATACGCCCATCGAAATAGCTTGCTTGTATAGCGTTGTTTTCTTCGTTGGTCGCGATTTTGCCGGAAAGCGTAATCATTCCATCGTCTTCTGATATAGTGCCATTACCCACAATAGTAGTTTGAATGTTGGCCAGCGCCATTGCGTTCTCTGTCATTTTAATCTCATTCATTGCAAGACCATCTGCACCAGATTCAGCAGGTATCAAGTCCATTCCACATATAGGGCAGTCGCCTGGTTCGGGCTGCATAATCTGTGGGTGCATTGAGCAGGTCCACATTTGGTTTGGCGACTCGCCAGAATGGTCGTGGGTATCTGACATTTCAGAAACGCCCTTGTTTGCCTTGGCATCACTACCTGAACTACCAAAAATGAGCCATCCACCTAGTAGTCCCACGATTAGTGCAAGTGCGATATATAAAATGTTCTTGTTCATACTATTATTTCTCGTTTTGTAAACGTTCGATCATCGCATTCATTTCTTCAATCTCTTTTCGTTGTGCTTTGATAATTTCCTCTGCAAGTTTTTTTACTTCTGGATCTTGTATATCTGCACGCTCACTGGTTAAAATTGCTATTGAATGGTGTGGTATCATTGCTTTCATCCAGAGTATATCGCCTACAGTAGATTTTTGCTCACGCACTAATCCTAAAGCTCCCAGAAATAACACGGCACTTCCCACCAAAATGGCAATATTCTTCTTCTTATTTTTATACATATTAAGCATAAATAATAGCATTATTACAGCCATAGTAGAAATACCTAAACAGACCATATAAAATCGAGTAAGACTAAATCTTACGTGATCAAATTCATAAGTATTTAAATACATTGTAATGTACATTGCTATAAATGATGCTCCCAGCATCAAGAAAAACTTAGTGTACTGGCTCATTCCTTCTTTGTTGTTGTGTTCGTTTGAATTCATAATTTTTGGTTTTTAAGTTATTTTTAATTAATCGATTTTGTTCTTAATCTAAGTGCGTTTGCTATTACTGAAACGGAACTAAAACTCATTGCCAAAGCTGCAATCATAGGCGATAATAGAATTCCGAAAAATGGGAATAATACACCTGCCGCAATCGGTACACCCAGCGTGTTGTATATCATAGCAAAAAATAGATTCTGCTTGATGTTCCGCATAACTTTGTGGCTAAGGTTTCTTGCTTTTACGATACCGTGCAAATCGCCCTTTACCAAGGTTATCATCGCGCTTTCTATAGCGACATCTGTTCCTGTACCCATTGCGATACCCACATCACTTTTAGCCAGAGCAGGTGCGTCGTTTATACCATCGCCTGCCATCGCTACTACTTTGCCTTGCTCTTGTAGTTTCTTAACCTCGTCCAGTTTGTTTTCAGGTAGCATACCCGCTTTGAAGTCGGCGAGATTGAGTTCGCTGGCTACCGCTTGGGCGGTGTCTTGATTATCTCCCGTAAGCATTATCACTTCGATGCCTTTATTCTGTAATTCTTTGATTGCTTTGGCGCTCGTTTCTTTTATTTTATCGCCTATTACCACATAACCTGAAACTTCGCCATCAATGGACAAATAAGAAACCGTTTTTCCCTGTTTCTGAAAGGATTGTGCTTCGGTTTCCATTTCAGGTGATAGCTTGGCATTTGCATATTCCATCATTTTATCGTTTCCTAAATCGAGCTTCTTGCCCTCAACTGTTCCTTCTACGCCTTTTCCAGTTACTGCGCTAAAGTTTTCAGTTTTTGATATTTCGACTTTCTGCTCCTTTCCATATTTCACGGTGGCTTCGGCAAGGGGATGCTCACTGGAACTGTTTAGGGATGCGATAAGATGTAGAATTTCGCTTTCGCGAAAGCGAGATTCATCAAACGACCCAACTTTCTCAACCGTAGGTTTTCCTTCGGTAATGGTTCCGGTCTTATCTACGATAAGGGTGTCCACTTTGTCCATTTTCTCTAAGGCTTCGGCATTTTTAATCAAGACACCATTTTGTGCTCCTTTACCAACACCTACCATAACGGACATAGGCGTTGCCAATCCCAATGCGCAAGGACAGGCAATAATCAATACGGCAATGGCATTTACCAACGCATAAACATAAGCTGGCTCTGGACCCCATATTGCCCAGACAATAAAGGTGATGACCGCAATGATAACCACTACAGGTAC from Nonlabens arenilitoris harbors:
- a CDS encoding CusA/CzcA family heavy metal efflux RND transporter; the protein is MINKIIDFSINNKFIIGLLTFVLIGAGIWSMTQVPIDAVPDITNNQVQVITQSPNLGTEDIEQFVTYPVEISMSNLPNVQEIRSVSRFGLSVVTIVFDDDIGTYLPRQLVAEKLPEVQEQIPAGFGEPAMGPISTGLGEIYQYTLEVDDKMRDTYTATELRTIQDWIVRRQMSMVPGVVEVNAFGGNQKQYEVAVDPNELRAIGITISDVFSALENNNQNTGGAYIERNHQANFIRGEGLARTTSDIENMVVKTVNGIPIKVKDVGTVNIGSAVRYGALTKDGKGEAVGGMILMLKGANSNEVIENVKTRMKQIQKSLPEGVSIVPFLDRSELIAETTGTVTGNLLEGGLIVIFVLVLLLGNWRGGLIVASTIPLSLLFAFILMNVFDVWANLMSLGAIDFGIIVDGSVIIVEATVFLMYSYIVKKQEVDKSDAFAKAENRKSLNDEIAAKASKKMMNAAFFGQLIILIVFLPILALEGVEGKMFQPMALTFIFAMIGAMILCLTYVPMVSALFLRVPKNDKKSYGDKLVHWVERKYEPLLTKSLSKGKIIVSVAVALFAVAIFAFTRMGGEFIPQLDEGDLAFHAILKPGSSLTETIETTTKIERIVKSEFPEVKTIISRIGVADVPTDPMPMDIADVFVILKPSDEWTSASSKEELLDKMKEAVSIVPGVNFEFTQPIEMRFNELLTGVREDVAIKLFGEDLDILASKAEEMGRIIASVPGVADMKVEATDGLPQITVNYNRNKLAQYGLEINQLNSVVQASFAGGKAGVIFEGEKRFDLVVRLKAENRTSINDIQNLFINLPSGAQIPLKEVANVSYEPGPMQISRDNTNRRTYVGINIRGRDVKSVVEDIQVRLDEQFELPSGYFLRYGGAFENLERASNRLQTVVPIALLLIFILIYFALKSFPQTLMIYLAIPMATIGGVFALWLRDMPFSISAGVGFIVLFGVAVLNGLVMISGLNELKEEGVTNLRDRIVEGTKRRIRPIMLTAFTDILGFLPMAISSSAGAEVQRPLATVVIGGLLTSTLLTLFILPIFYQWVEKRSERKMKLNPHYVTATAVLCLFFFIPSARAQEMTRRLDTTILQQQGYPEIALDSAVVLAKKNYPSLQTGKLEIRRQNVLKASAYELGSTQVFTGGEEVANGQGIYTLLGIGQQNIDLLGIGAKKRLQKQRIALAEAAYNLTELQVTQEVKNAWSEAFQQKRKMKLYKELDSIYSQFSKAVQLNLEVEAISRLEFASAKNQALQIKNKYHQAQRDYSIALQKLNLWLGSEIIYTVPDDYQSNVLGFNYNKDLNEHPELLLSRKRVDEAEANYDVARANLLPTFNLQGGIQQVNGNSGFYTYQAGISIPLFSGSDRSRAKAAKIESQIVSTNADFKERQIESEYQQAVQAYQKWEEAWQFYKNESLPLAKEQRKGALLAYREGAVDYAAFTQIIRDAIQTEMDALEALDQYLTALFKLEYYTL
- a CDS encoding DUF6660 family protein, which translates into the protein MKIFTLIFSFYLLALNFAPCSDANVDSSEYSTQIELSQNDTDDHDHNLLDMCSPFCHCHCCHVHTLDFGLNVLDLYHPADYKLSTVYFDSIGKDISLSLFQPPRA
- a CDS encoding efflux RND transporter periplasmic adaptor subunit yields the protein MNKNILYIALALIVGLLGGWLIFGSSGSDAKANKGVSEMSDTHDHSGESPNQMWTCSMHPQIMQPEPGDCPICGMDLIPAESGADGLAMNEIKMTENAMALANIQTTIVGNGTISEDDGMITLSGKIATNEENNAIQASYFDGRIERLNVNYEGQKVNRGQLLATIYAPNLVAAQQELLTTASLKESQPELYKAVRNKLKLWKLSEAQINAIETSGKVRDNFPIYATVSGTVSEVMAREGDYVKQGQPILKVSNLNSVWAEFDAYENQISDLKVGQKIKVVTNAYADKEFDATVSFIDPILNNATRTVTVRATLKNTDDLFKPGMFVTGKLKGEMMMTNEIITVPASAVMWTGERSLVYIKTNPNEPVFEMREVTIGNRNGENYAVIEGLQTGDEIVTNGTFTVDATAQLQGKKSMMNQGKEQASEMPMSQMKMEFTENFQKQFKKALKPYLQMKDALVASDANQVSAFAKATSVSLKSVDIKSLGSMEQSHIKKSIEMLDAIATNDDLENKRDHFVILNENMVPIAMSINGTDEMLYVQKCPMANNNKGAVWLSAEKDIRNPYYGDAMLTCGSVIEEIK
- a CDS encoding DUF305 domain-containing protein — its product is MNSNEHNNKEGMSQYTKFFLMLGASFIAMYITMYLNTYEFDHVRFSLTRFYMVCLGISTMAVIMLLFMLNMYKNKKKNIAILVGSAVLFLGALGLVREQKSTVGDILWMKAMIPHHSIAILTSERADIQDPEVKKLAEEIIKAQRKEIEEMNAMIERLQNEK